Proteins encoded within one genomic window of Longimicrobium sp.:
- a CDS encoding PP2C family protein-serine/threonine phosphatase — translation MTTAAPSPPRLPASARGVLDDFRRAFGEAALVWQRVGDGWDTAGGFQPAAHGRSVDAAAEVPGTALRVEIRDGSAEDSAAAARFLGAMLARAARHEDEIRSFSREIGERYEEITLLYSISEILGSIISLENAARTILGEVASILSARRAALWVHDRDTGMIRLAAVVGGEGHSEPVAVDDPCSITAAVFREGRHVLLGPGEEYQREDCTSGARQRGSFLSVPVSYTPPEGETRAVGVINLIGRETNEGFSAGDLKLLSAIASQIGAAVENNRLIAESLIQQRLARELELAHDLQLKLLPPLEQFRGYAEVAARCVPAESVGGDFYHLFRLPNNRLGVLIGDVSSHGFGAALIMALTISAVAIHASEGDAPSEVLHRTHRAVIDELENTEMYLTLFYCVIDPAAGTLAYSNAGHGHAFRITAGGEAVRLDATDPPFGIVGRDTYGEETVAWTG, via the coding sequence CCCCCAGCCCTCCCCGCCTTCCCGCCTCCGCGCGCGGAGTGCTCGACGACTTTCGCCGGGCATTCGGCGAAGCTGCGCTCGTCTGGCAGCGTGTGGGCGACGGGTGGGATACGGCCGGCGGCTTTCAGCCCGCCGCGCACGGCCGCTCGGTGGACGCGGCGGCGGAGGTGCCGGGGACGGCGCTGCGGGTGGAGATCCGCGATGGCTCGGCGGAGGACTCGGCGGCCGCGGCGCGCTTCCTGGGTGCCATGCTGGCCCGCGCGGCCAGGCACGAAGACGAGATCCGCTCGTTCAGCCGCGAGATCGGCGAGCGCTACGAAGAGATCACGCTGCTGTACTCCATCAGCGAGATCCTTGGCTCCATCATCTCGCTGGAGAACGCCGCGCGCACCATCCTCGGCGAGGTAGCCAGCATCCTCAGCGCCCGCCGCGCCGCCCTGTGGGTGCACGACCGCGACACGGGGATGATCCGGCTGGCAGCCGTGGTGGGGGGCGAAGGGCACTCCGAGCCGGTGGCGGTCGACGACCCGTGCTCCATCACGGCGGCCGTGTTCCGCGAGGGGCGCCACGTGCTCCTGGGGCCCGGCGAGGAGTACCAGCGCGAAGACTGCACGAGCGGCGCGCGGCAGCGGGGATCGTTCCTGTCCGTGCCCGTCAGCTACACCCCGCCCGAGGGCGAGACCCGGGCGGTGGGCGTCATCAACCTGATCGGGCGCGAGACCAACGAGGGCTTTTCCGCCGGCGACCTGAAGCTGCTGTCCGCCATCGCCAGCCAGATCGGCGCGGCGGTCGAGAACAACCGGCTGATCGCCGAATCGTTGATCCAGCAGCGGCTGGCGCGCGAACTGGAGCTGGCGCACGACCTCCAGTTGAAGCTGCTTCCCCCGCTGGAGCAGTTCCGGGGCTACGCCGAGGTGGCCGCGCGATGCGTCCCCGCCGAGTCGGTGGGCGGCGACTTCTACCACCTGTTCCGGCTTCCCAACAACCGGCTGGGGGTGCTGATCGGCGATGTCAGCAGCCACGGGTTCGGCGCGGCGCTGATCATGGCGCTCACCATCAGCGCCGTGGCCATCCACGCCTCCGAGGGCGACGCGCCCAGCGAGGTGCTGCACCGCACCCACCGCGCGGTGATCGACGAGCTGGAGAACACGGAGATGTACCTGACCCTGTTCTACTGCGTCATCGATCCCGCCGCGGGGACGCTGGCCTACTCCAACGCCGGCCACGGCCACGCCTTCCGCATTACCGCCGGGGGAGAGGCGGTGCGGCTGGACGCGACCGATCCGCCGTTCGGCATCGTGGGCCGCGACACCTACGGGGAAGAGACGGTGGCCTGGACGGG